A window of Lonchura striata isolate bLonStr1 chromosome 2, bLonStr1.mat, whole genome shotgun sequence genomic DNA:
CCAGAAACTGGGGGGAGAATAGGGAATGACTAATGTAGTATAAAACTGGCTtcaaaatcagaattttaaagCAGAAGCATGGCAAAAGACCATCTGAAAGATCTCACCATGAGATCTTTGCAGACATTTATTTTATGCTAAATACTGAATACTGTAAATGGTACTTTATACTGTCAGTTTGGTAATTAAACATTTGAATCGGTCTAGAGATGATGTTCCACAATTGTCAAGCCCTGATATTTTTTTGCTAAACATGATTACATGCATTTCCTCAGTTAAGGCTGAAACAAATTCTTTAGATgatatttctttctaatatttttcttgtatCAACTGTTTCTATTTCTGTCTATGGAACAAGAAATCAGAGATAGTCCTGCCCCAgcttatttttgcttttgaaatctATGATCCGGAGATCTTGATTCTCCTCACTTCCTGatcctcctttcttttcttcactACATGGGCACAAATTATGTCCTATCTCAAATTATTCTCCCTGATGCCAGACTTTGCTCTCAACCACGAGAGCTCTTTGCAGTGCACTAAAAGATCTCACGGTCACAGGATCCAAATTGATACTGACACAGATGTCTTAtagcaaataatttcttctgtgaTCACACAAGTGACAACACCTTTGGTGTGCTCTTGAGAACTCTGCCTCTGTGATTCTTGGGATCTGAGACTGTGGAACACCGAGGCTGGCCATTTTCAGTGATGCATCTCCAGAACAGTTCTGGACTTGATGAACAACCTACAGGGAGCactgaaagaaaacagtttGTTGGAGTATAGAGAGTGTCATTACTTGGTCACAAGCTTTGAGTGCTCCTGGgattctgcagagctgcagaacagAGCATCCCACAAGCTCTGCAGCAATCAGTCCTGTGGTAGGGCTGCCCTTCTTCATTCACCAGCTCCACAGGTGTCCCTGTCTTACTCTTTGTGTCTGCAGGCTTCCAGCACTACAAAATTTTAAAGTGTGGGAAGACAAGCTTGTGAGGGTATGTGAAATATGACAGCCTCTGCTCTATGAAATTTATCTAACAAATGAATCTTTCTGATTCAAAGGAGTCGTACTGATGTGATTTGCCAGCAACATTtgagctggagcagccagcaagcagggCATGGATATAGAGAGGGATTTCAGACAGGCAGGAGACTCGTGCTGGGATTCAAGGCACCCACGACTGCCAGAACACCCATGAGAACAGTGTGTGGTGTGTgggggctggctgcaggcaccaaaCTGCACTAGCCCGGGCCTAGGAGACACCAAAGTGTCCTCTGGTcagagagcccagagccaggTGTGAGACTGGAAAGGCTGAGGGCTCTCAGTCCTGTTGGAAGCACCTGTGGAGGTGTTTGTGGCTGTGGAGAGCGAGGCTGTGCAGGTCTTCCCTAGAGGGCTTCCGTGGGGATGGCTtgcagagaaggaaggagaTGGGGCTGTGCCTCTTCCATTCCATTCTgtgggggtgctggtggtgtCAGCTGTGGGGTGGCTGAGGGCAGCCCCTGGTGTGTCCAGCCAGTGCCATTGGCCCTGTCCGTGTCCTTTCCGTGCACAGGCGGTGCCTGTCCCTGGGTCACAGAGCCAAGCCCAGCAcgggctgtccctgcagcctgggcagtggcactgggagcagcagcctggacagagagctgcagcctgggctgcagcagctgagcagcaggagctcctggggctgagctctgctcatCCTGAGCTGTCCCGACACACGGCACTCGGAAAGTCACTTGGCCAGAAAGATACCCTGGAACTGGGGCTTTCCCCCACAGAAGAAGCACTATCATGTAACTTTAGTGTTCTCTCCTTTTGCTTTCAATCCTGATCAGCTGTTTGCAGGAACTACCATGGGCTTTCTCAGAAGAGCATCTTGTGTGTTGAAATCATACAGATCAGCAGATGCCCTCTCAGTTCTCTTTTTCTTGAACTGGTGGTTGGATGTGATTCTACTTCTACTCTCTCTCGAAAGCAGAGAACCACATCATGAATATTCTCTTCCAAAACCCCAGATTCACCAAGAAACCCTGAAACACTAAACGGAGGAGAGAGAAATTGCAGGGACACATTAATTGCATTGTCAAGGTCAATGCAAAGGAGCTCATTAGACTCACTGAGTCCATGTCCTGAGTGCACAGAAATCCCCATCAGGACAGCATCAGTCTGACAAGGCTGATGGGATGGACGAGGGACACTGATCATCTTTATTTATAGCAGGATTCCTCAGGAGCAAGATGGCTCAGGAAATACTGGAATTTGCCTGTCTTGGTCCTTATGTGATGAGCTTGAATGATgcagggagccaggaggatTGTAGGGTTGGTGGGTAATTGAAGTTGGAAGTGACCTTTGGTTTTCATTGGATCCAGTCAGCTGCTTAACACAGGTACAGCTGAGAGGTGAATTATGGTTGCTGGTgctttttccagtcagggctagaAAACCTCTGAGTATTCAGACTATCCAAGTTCTCTGGGTGGTgtgatttaaaattttctgaCCCCATCAGGAAAATTTTTCTCAGCCATGGAAGGGACAAAGCTAAGAATTCCCAGAGGGGCTCAGCAAAAGGACATCTGGAAAGGGTCTTATCTGGTAACCGGGAAGCTCTGACTGAAAATAAGGGAAATAACCATTGCCCTGTGGTTATTTTCAGCACTGGAAGGAAGGCTAGCAATCCTGGGGAATCTTCACCGTTGCAATTGTTCAGAAATGATTTGAAGGTTGCCGTGAGTAACCTGGTCATGTTTGGAAGTAGCCCTGCTCTGAACAAGGCTTTGGCCTTCCTTCCAGAATAAATCTTTCTGTCAGTAATTCTAAGGAACATTTAAAAGCCTTTGTCACTTCTTGCCTAATTGCATCCATTGTTCAATTTCAATGAAAATCATCATGTCATGTGAACAACAGTCTCGAGTTTCCTTGTTGGGCATTTATGAACTCTATTTCCCTGAAGTCAGACTTCCCTCCCCATTCCTCCACAGGCTCTCACCTGCTCTTTTGTCAAATGTAATTCCCTCTGTTGAAGGCTCAGAATCTTTGCCACCTTTTCTTCATCCTCTTATCACTGAAAAACCTACAAGAATCCTTTGCTAGCTTTTTGGATGCGACACTCCCACATTTGTTTGGATACTGTCATTGATTAAAtacaccccaaaacaaaccttGGCAAGAGCAAATGCAAATTTCCTTTAACATTCCCATCCACATCCCTTCTTGAAccatttctttcctgttttgtaGGACTGCACTCCTTTCTGGTGCATGGGCAGCTGTCCCCATGACAGGCCAAGGAAAGTGCATGGACTCCTCCAAGCATTTCAGATGGAAGGAACCTTGATGGGTCTGTACTTgaagctgctgctcacagcaggatGGGGAATGTGGAGATATTGTCCGATGCTGGGTATGAAGCCAGGGAAGCAGAAGTGATATTTGCAAAATGGATTAGTGGGCATGCTGGTATTTGGGCAAAGGCTGAACTTGATCTTGGAGTCTTTTTGAAGGAAATAGGAAGGAGTCCGGAGtccttaatgattccatgactctaaggagaaaagggaatttttttttgaaaactggTACTTCAGTGCCACCTCAGTGACCTGGATATCCTGACCCAGGAAAGCAAGGCTATAAACTACTACAAACAGGAAACTACCAGAGCCCCTGTGTCACAATGTACTTTGGTGTGTCTGAAATTGCTGTGGCTGATCTGGCTTTTGGAGAGTTTTGGTCACCTTTCATGCTGTCACCTGGGGTGTTGCACAAGACATCTGTGCACGTATAAATACCGGGAGGTGAGATGCCCCTCACAAACAGCACTGGAGGAATTGCCCTCAGCTCTCCCCAGCCGTGCAGCTGGCATCCAGGTAAGAGGCACACTTtgcacaggagagctgggaggtttcctgggcagctgctgtggaatgcaggggaagggaaggaggctTCAGCGTTGGgctgagagctgcagcacagacGGGAGGCTCTGCTGTGTGCATGTGCAGAGACTGAGCCCATCCTTCAGGGCACGAGGagatggctgctgcaggaggaacaAACCTTACCAAGGGACAGGGTGGAGGGGGCCAGTGGCACACATTTGTGGAGGGTGAATGTGAGAGTATTTTACAACTTAACTCTGGAGCATATCTGTAAACCAACACATACATCTAATTAAAACTGGGTAGTTATGGCTACATAGCTCATTGTACATTGTCTTCCAAATGAAAATTTCTATGTCATGCCCCCACTCCTTTCCAGCTGCTGCTATGTTTATTCTGCTAAAAAcgttttacttttccttttctccaccACACTTCCCATAATTTTGTGTCTGGAGTATAAACTTTTCTTACAAACTCTGCttgttttctgtcttccttTTGTGCAGGCTGTCATCCAGCAAGAAATCTCTACTCCAGAAGTCCTACTGAGATGGGCAAAATCATCATTTATGAGCATGCCAACTTCCAGGGTTTGTCCCGGGAATTCACCACTAGCATTTCCAATCTAAAAGTTGCAGATTGGAATGATATGATCTCCTCAGTGAAAGTAATTGGCCAGCCTTGGGTGGCCTATGAGCATGCTGACTACAGAGGCCAATTTCTGGTATTTGAGGAGGGAGAACATAAGTTTGTTGGTGAAAAGATGAATGACaagatcagctctctgcagctgatCACCGAAAATCTGCACAATCCCCAGATCACTCTCTACGAACATGCTGATTATCAAGGGAAGAGCAGAATAATAAGAGAAGAAACCAACCTGGGTGCAGGACATGACAATGACATCATGTCTTCTCACAAAGTCCAGAAAGGTGTGTGGCTGCTGTGTGAAAACAGTGATGGAAGTGGAATTCAATACCTTGCTCGAGAGCACGAACACCTTCCAAATTACAAGGCAATCAATTTCAATGACAAGCTTTCCTTCCTGCGCCCCCTTCgccctggctgtggctgttAGACTGCAAATCCTGCAGCACTGAGGAAAATGCAGCTCCCCCCGCAAGAAAACTGAGACCTTGTTCTCTGCCTCTGCTTGTGCTGCCTTTTCCCCCAGTGTCACAGGAGCACTGGATGTGAGAGCTCTCTGCTAGGCTGCACTGCAGATCTGTACTTCTCTATCCTGCCTGGCACTCTTGTCCCACCCCACAAATGCAAGAGTCATGATGCTTGATCATACAAAAGAGTGACCAAGCTAGAGGAGGCATGCCAGATGTGTGAAATGTATTGTACCCTCAGGTGGCCTTCCAGAGTCCTGGGCTATGGAATGTAGAAGCATTGGAGGTTGTTTCTGTTGCTAAGTGGTACAGAAAGTGTTCAGAACCAGCATCGCTTCCTTTGTAATTTGCTTTGCCATGCCCTTGTGGTGCTGTGCCCTCTGCCATTGTTTGTAATCCATTTTGTGTTGGTGCTATTAAAGAATCCTTTGCAAACAGCAGTTGGTCTGTTTTGTGCATCTTTAGAATAGATAGATATTGCTCTTTCATGGTGAGATGTCTCTGTGTATGCAGAGAACGGTCCATGGAGTCACTTGCAAACATTTTTCCTGGATGTCTCCTGAAGAATTGTCTCCTTCCAGTTTAATTGGCCAGTAACAGTGGAGTCAGGCTTGACTCAAGAAGTTTTGGTGAGTATTAGCCTGTTGCTGATCTTGGCCAAACTCTCAGGTGCACATTGTACCTAGCTATTACATTCTTGGTTGTATCTCAAGGCAGTGGTTGTAGCAATGATACAGTCTTCTACTGCCTTTAATCACATAAGAAACAGAATGTTTTCACTGATTTGCATTCTTTAATCCTAATGGTAAAACCTgtcttgttttttaaatatcttgatGAGGGAGGAGGGACGACAAGGTATTCCATGGTCTGTTCTGGCAGGTGCAAGTTCACCTGGAAGTGCAGAGCCCCAGCCCTCCTCCCCCGCTGCCCAGTGACAGCTGcacgccctgggctgtgcattGTGGCAGCTGTGCCgtggcagctctgcactgcagtgttgctgtccctctgtgctggcCTGCAGTGTGCCCCGTTGCCCTGCACTGCTCTCTGCCCAGAGAAGCCGTGGCTGGGCCAAACCTCCAAGTGTTCAGGGCCAGGTCTGACAcagctttgagcaacctggcccGGTGGGAAATCTCCCTGCTTAAGGCACGGTGTTCAACTAGATGGAGTTTTGAAACCTCTCCCAGCcaaaatcattctgtgattttgtgattctaggATGTGCAAATTCACCAATACAGTGAGCCTTGCGAGGGGTTCCGGTCCAGTCTCTTACTTTCATGTTCCTCTTTTTACATCCTACAGTACCTCTTTTTGCAGTAACAGTTTTAAATTTTGGATATCAGCACAATGAATTTATATGGCTCCAAGCATCAGTAAAACCCTTGCTTTCCAAGGCTGACTGACGAAGAAATCTACCCTGTCCTACTGTGCAGGGCTGTGTAGACAGAAGTCTCTGCTAAAGCTTTAGCATTTTTACAGCTAAGGCTGGATGGTTTATGGTTGTGGCATGACAGGGTAGAAGAATAGCACCTTTCCAGCTGCTTCTGTGGCATGTAGTGGATATTGACTGAATGTTGTGAAGCATGGTGGAAAAGCAGCACATATACAGTAAGAATTCACAATTCTAGAGTGCTTTCAtacaatggaaagaaaataaagattcaGGAACATCTTTGTTGATGTAATTTCCTTGTTTCTGAAACTATGACCTGAAGATTCTTGCAGAGTATAACATATAAGCAttcagttaatatttttttcttttattgataGTAGAAACTGCCCTGAAATTGGTGCTTCGGGCCTATTATTCCTCCTCCTAACTGGAAGATAAAGAAGGCCAAAGTGAGTTAAATTAAGGGAGTTAAAATTAACTGGCAAAACCCAGGTAAAGgaatttatttatcttttgcAGTACCTGAGCCTGGCTGTCTCTGGCTTCAGAGAAGTTTACTATGCTTATAAAACACTATAGCTACTCCAGCTTCAGTGTCTAAGGAAGTGTAGAAATCATTTAgtgaaggagggaggaagagagggagagacATGGAGACTTCTGTCACTTGCATTTATTCTCTATAATTATTTATTGTCTTTTCACATATCAGATAAAAACAGAAGGTAGTCACATacaatacaatttttaaaaaacccttacAAATACCTGATTGATTGGGTTGTTATGCATTGCTCCACCTTTCTCCTGTTCCCTGCCTTAGTTCTTtcacattttgtttcttttccattgcagTTGTAAATATAACTCTCCTGTCAAGATGAGCAAGGTCCTGATGAGATCTTGAAGGAGTCGCTGTGAACACAAGATTTACCTGGAAACCTGGGAGAAGTCAAGAAAGGTTGTGGGGAGTCAGCTAGCTCATTTCCCATACCTGGAGGTATAAAACACATGGCTTAGGGAACCCTACTCTTAtctaaggaagaaaagagaactcCAGAATGGAAGATAAACAAGGTAACATGCAATGCTTAATTCCAAACACCTGTGACTGTCTAATAgtctgttcccctggagaagcgTGTTGCTGCTTGCTCTTCCTCTGTTGCAGCAACACGCCATCAGCTGAGGACAGGGcttgtctgtgtgtctgtctgtgtgtctgtctgtcagtGGCTGCCATGGCCAGCTGAAGCTGTGCTACCTGTGCTGAGACTCGCTGTCTGTCTcagctccctgtgccttccTGCAGCCTCTCTTCTCCTACCCTCACCCACCAACACAGCCGTGGCCACTTGCCCAACATTTCCTCTTCCCTCAGCCCCCTGCAGGAAATATTTCCCCAGCAGTGCAGCAACAAACCTTCCTGTCCCACTCTGCTTTCTCCTCCCTGGCTTCAGAACCAGCATGGGAATATCTCCCCATTCTCTGTCCTGCCATGAGCAGCCGTTTGAAGCAGAAAACCCTGGAGGTTCTTTCCAGCCTAAATTTTTCTTGCAGCCCATACACTCTGCTTGGAATGTCATAGGCACAGCTACCCCTGCCCCAGAGAGGATTGCAATCCtacaaaatggaaaaggaaagttTTAAGGAGGGATATGGATGGGGTGGTTTCAGGAAATTTCATATTTGCAAagcttgttttttaatttttttttttaaataaaaagcagactctaaaaaaatgcagaagtgTCAGGTCCAAAACTCTAGCAAGGGATTCTTGAAAGTTTTTCAGTAATAATAGGATGAAGTAAAGGTGGAGAAGGACTTTGACCCTTCAGTGGAGAGGATTATATTTGACAATAGAGCAGGTGAAAGCCACTGGTGAATTGAGTGGGAATTCTGATGTTGGGGAAGATGGAatttataaatatccaagaAGTAATCTTGAAGTTATTGTACATATGACTTGCTGATGACACTTTTTCATTGAAATTGAACAAAGAATGAAATCAAGCAGAAAGTGACAAAAGTTTTTAAATCTTCCTTAGAATTACTTGCAGAAAGATTTATTCTGGAAGGGACTTCCCTATTCCAAAGCCTTTTTCACAGCAGAGATACCACCAAAGGAAAACCGATTGCTCATGGCCATTTTCAAATGATTTCTGAAAATGGCAATGGTGGAGATTCCCCGGAGTCTCTGGCCTTTCTGTCAGTGATGAGCAATACTTGGTATGCGGtttttattccttattttaTGTCAGACTTTCCCTGTTGCCATCTAAGACTCTTTCCAGTTGTCCTTTTGCTGAGTCCCTCTGATAACACCcttgtcttctccaggctgaagaggACCAGCCCCCTGAGACTCTCCTGTTTCCTGGGATGCTCCTGTGCCATCCAGTGGCCTGTAGGGGCTCCCACCATTTTGTTCACATTGACCTTTCCATAGGGCATCTGAAAGAATGAAGTATTCCAGGTGTGGCCTCCATTCAGAGACGATGGAAATAAACTCTTCCATTATCCTGCTCCTCCAGTTTTCATACTGTGCAGGATTCAACTGCCCTTCGACTTCTTATCCACCAACAGAAGGAGTGGGAGAGAAGCCATTCTGACACAcctaaaattaatttcccagTGGTTGCATATATCAAATACTGTCATGCCTGAGGTAGGGTAAAACCTTTCCAGAAGTGTTTACTGGAACATCTCCTCTTCAAAATGAGTCTAAAAAAAGAGTTAGTTGGATTGAAAAGatcaaaacaggaaaatccATTTCTCACAGACTACATGAAAGTT
This region includes:
- the LOC144248322 gene encoding epidermal differentiation-specific protein-like, giving the protein MGKIIIYEHANFQGLSREFTTSISNLKVADWNDMISSVKVIGQPWVAYEHADYRGQFLVFEEGEHKFVGEKMNDKISSLQLITENLHNPQITLYEHADYQGKSRIIREETNLGAGHDNDIMSSHKVQKGVWLLCENSDGSGIQYLAREHEHLPNYKAINFNDKLSFLRPLRPGCGC